One Drosophila virilis strain 15010-1051.87 chromosome 5, Dvir_AGI_RSII-ME, whole genome shotgun sequence DNA window includes the following coding sequences:
- the LOC26531232 gene encoding uncharacterized protein isoform X1, with protein sequence MRLLKCCCCISLQFGTMIIGCIFGIKDFSLGCLGIYFVTRKELPVWVITFFDKMNARQCVFCFAIVFYLMSFSDLLLISGAMAKNPAYMGPWLIVNFIVLICTIATALLSAIAIIRIVLIVYAMLVVNSYYDELTA encoded by the exons ATGCGCCTATTgaaatgctgttgttgcatatCATTGCAATTCGGGACGATGATCATCGGCTGCATATTCGGGATTAAGGATTTTTCTCTGGGATGTCTTGGCATCTATTTTGTGACTCGCAAAGAGTTACCAGTGTGGGTGATCACATTTTTTGACAAGATGAACGCTCGTCAGTGTGTTTTCTGTTTCGCAATTGTCTTTTACCTTATGTCTTTCAGCGATCTATTGCTAATCTCTGGAGCAATGGCG AAAAACCCTGCGTACATGGGACCCTGGCTTATAGTGAATTTCATAGTACTAATTTGTACTATAGCCACAGCTCTGCTTAGTGCAATTGCGATTATAAGAATCG TTTTAATCGTGTATGCCATGTTGGTTGTGAACTCCTACTATGATGAGCTGACAGCTTGA
- the LOC26531232 gene encoding uncharacterized protein isoform X2, whose amino-acid sequence MRLLKCCCCISLQFGTMIIGCIFGIKDFSLGCLGIYFVTRKELPVDLLLISGAMAKNPAYMGPWLIVNFIVLICTIATALLSAIAIIRIVLIVYAMLVVNSYYDELTA is encoded by the exons ATGCGCCTATTgaaatgctgttgttgcatatCATTGCAATTCGGGACGATGATCATCGGCTGCATATTCGGGATTAAGGATTTTTCTCTGGGATGTCTTGGCATCTATTTTGTGACTCGCAAAGAGTTACCAGT CGATCTATTGCTAATCTCTGGAGCAATGGCG AAAAACCCTGCGTACATGGGACCCTGGCTTATAGTGAATTTCATAGTACTAATTTGTACTATAGCCACAGCTCTGCTTAGTGCAATTGCGATTATAAGAATCG TTTTAATCGTGTATGCCATGTTGGTTGTGAACTCCTACTATGATGAGCTGACAGCTTGA